A window from Candidatus Delongbacteria bacterium encodes these proteins:
- a CDS encoding response regulator — translation MKPGEARILVVDDDATTRFLARTVLEAQGCRVSEAANGREAVEQFLAAPFDLVLMDVQMPELDGFSACREIRRLPGGRDCLLLMLSGLEDADSLERASQAGAFDFLGKPLDYPALGRRVRLMLSNRPAATDHGFIAPWSRDQALLRLEGLLSQARRHGRRVAVLAIRPVAELQLGRLATRPERDLRRAAAERVQAHLRLEDAGDPVEWERRWADGADDERPADETPWLILLGDLHGPDDAARAAGRLAGSLTAPHPQDGQPGLPCPRLGIALFPEDGGTAEALVERALAACSLAAEGRTPIRFHDAAQDALTRERLLLASELATVLADQGLDLHAQPVRLATGGLAGARLRPGWRHPRLGFLASAELEELAREGGLERDLALTQLRQAGALQQGLPRPACRLTLGLPAPLLGEPTLHDRLDELAGAGPLDWLELKCRGLPAFLKVQGAELPARLLRLGLRLAVGAEGFGLEPGGLDSLPGTRLCLSVAGWRAGPTGLARALAAVGELARAQGLALRLEDVDHDAEREAALAAGCDEWTGGLAGPLVPVAEFLATHADRRRPTPEESA, via the coding sequence ATGAAGCCCGGCGAGGCCCGCATCCTGGTGGTGGACGACGACGCCACCACGCGCTTCCTGGCCCGCACGGTCCTCGAGGCCCAGGGCTGCCGGGTGAGCGAGGCCGCCAACGGCCGGGAGGCCGTGGAGCAGTTCCTGGCGGCGCCCTTCGACCTGGTGTTGATGGACGTCCAGATGCCCGAGTTGGACGGCTTCTCCGCCTGCCGGGAGATCCGCCGCCTGCCCGGCGGCCGGGACTGCCTGCTGTTGATGCTTAGCGGACTGGAGGACGCGGACTCGCTGGAGCGCGCCAGCCAGGCCGGCGCTTTCGACTTCCTGGGCAAGCCGCTGGACTATCCAGCGCTGGGCCGCCGCGTGCGGCTCATGCTAAGCAACCGACCCGCCGCCACGGATCACGGGTTCATCGCTCCCTGGTCGCGCGACCAGGCTCTGCTGCGGCTGGAAGGCTTGCTCTCCCAGGCCCGGCGCCACGGGCGGCGCGTCGCCGTGCTGGCCATCCGACCAGTGGCCGAACTCCAGCTCGGACGGCTGGCCACCCGCCCGGAGCGCGACCTGCGACGCGCGGCGGCCGAGCGGGTCCAGGCCCACCTGCGGTTGGAGGACGCCGGGGATCCCGTGGAGTGGGAGCGCCGCTGGGCGGACGGGGCGGACGACGAGCGGCCCGCGGACGAGACGCCCTGGCTGATCCTGCTGGGGGACTTGCACGGCCCGGACGACGCGGCCCGGGCGGCCGGCCGGCTGGCGGGCTCGCTGACGGCCCCGCATCCGCAGGACGGACAGCCTGGCCTGCCCTGTCCGCGGCTGGGCATCGCGCTTTTCCCGGAGGACGGCGGCACGGCGGAGGCCCTGGTGGAGCGGGCCCTGGCCGCCTGCAGCCTGGCCGCGGAGGGGCGGACGCCCATCCGCTTCCACGATGCCGCCCAGGACGCCCTGACCCGCGAGCGTCTGTTGCTGGCCTCGGAGCTGGCGACGGTCCTGGCGGACCAGGGATTGGACCTGCACGCTCAACCCGTCCGGCTGGCGACCGGCGGACTGGCCGGCGCCCGGCTGCGTCCAGGCTGGCGGCATCCGCGCCTGGGTTTCCTGGCCAGCGCCGAACTGGAGGAACTGGCCCGGGAGGGCGGCCTGGAGCGCGACCTGGCCCTGACCCAGTTGCGCCAGGCCGGCGCGCTACAGCAGGGTCTGCCCCGGCCCGCCTGCCGGCTGACCCTCGGCCTGCCCGCCCCGCTGCTGGGGGAGCCCACCCTGCACGACCGGCTGGACGAACTGGCCGGAGCGGGACCGCTGGACTGGCTGGAACTGAAATGCCGCGGGCTGCCGGCCTTCCTGAAGGTCCAGGGGGCCGAACTGCCCGCGCGCCTGCTCCGGTTGGGACTCCGGCTGGCCGTGGGAGCGGAGGGCTTCGGCCTGGAGCCGGGCGGCCTGGACAGCCTGCCCGGAACCCGCCTCTGCCTGAGCGTGGCCGGCTGGCGCGCCGGCCCCACGGGGCTGGCGCGGGCGCTGGCCGCCGTGGGCGAACTGGCCCGCGCGCAGGGACTTGCCCTGCGCCTGGAAGACGTGGATCACGACGCGGAGCGGGAAGCCGCGCTGGCGGCGGGCTGCGACGAGTGGACGGGCGGCCTGGCGGGGCCGCTGGTGCCCGTGGCGGAGTTCCTGGCCACCCACGCCGACCGCCGTCGGCCGACTCCGGAGGAATCCGCATGA
- a CDS encoding response regulator, translating to MSEFIHPENLPLRVLVIDDETQILDAYRQVLDPAREASTQDLRDMKARLFGGTAPRSTGPGFELACARQAPEGVELARQALAEGRPFAVAFVDMLMPPGPDGLWAARELRKLASDLDIVIVTAYSNVDPEEISRQVPPADRLLYLQKPFHPFELRQLATALGRKWQAELRSMDLLEAQSQALLAAELASRAKSQFLANMSHEIRTPINGILGMSELLLTTPLNEQQQGFAETIHRSGEGLLRVINDILDFSKIEAGRLEIDESPFDLRRLVEDVGSLFTVAAQRKDLELACQILEDTPTLLLGDAGRIRQILTNLVGNAVKFTARGEVLLRCGAVQPAAVGEELTLWIEVRDTGMGIGPEARERIFEAFTQADASTTRRFGGTGLGLSISRQLARLMGGDLSVESRPGSGSVFRLTLTVTRLKEQDALSGDVRRLLAGLRVLVVDDNATNRDILANQLRSWQVDGGHAESGRVALERLREAAAAGRPFDVVLLDYHMPGLDGLETARAIQADPALAGARLAILSSAGLDGADWRACGITSCLSKPVRQVELLECLRGLAGGVSPAAPPADASDLPSFNAHVLVAEDNLVNQEVVARMLESLGCRVRLASDGAEALDCLAGGRFDLILMDCQMPGMDGYEATARIRQWEQEGRLSAPPVVALTANALGGDRERCLAAGMDDYLSKPFSRSDLAGVLATWGQAAPARRREPAAARPAPDPDTPDATTLDPRVLQAFEQLQPPGAAGLIGRITDLYLKESARGLASLLASAENRDAAEAGRQAHALKSSSSNVGALRLAALCRRLEEDLRGGAEVALESRIGEIGREHGRVVEALQGLLADAPPRPETVG from the coding sequence ATGAGCGAGTTCATCCACCCCGAGAACCTGCCGCTGCGCGTGCTGGTGATCGACGACGAGACCCAGATCCTCGACGCCTACCGCCAGGTGCTCGACCCCGCGCGGGAGGCCTCCACCCAGGATCTGCGGGACATGAAGGCGCGCCTCTTCGGCGGAACCGCCCCCCGGAGCACCGGCCCGGGCTTCGAACTCGCCTGCGCGCGCCAGGCCCCGGAGGGCGTGGAGTTGGCGCGCCAGGCCCTGGCGGAGGGCCGGCCCTTCGCCGTCGCCTTCGTGGACATGCTGATGCCCCCGGGTCCGGACGGCCTCTGGGCGGCGCGCGAACTGCGCAAGCTGGCCTCTGACCTGGACATCGTGATCGTCACCGCCTACTCCAACGTGGATCCGGAGGAGATCAGCCGCCAGGTCCCGCCCGCCGACCGCCTGCTCTACCTGCAGAAGCCCTTCCACCCCTTCGAGCTGCGCCAGCTGGCCACGGCCCTGGGGCGCAAGTGGCAGGCCGAGCTGCGCTCGATGGACCTGCTGGAGGCCCAGAGCCAGGCCCTGCTGGCCGCCGAACTGGCCAGCCGGGCCAAGTCCCAGTTCCTGGCCAACATGAGCCACGAGATCCGCACCCCCATCAACGGCATCCTGGGCATGTCGGAGCTGCTGCTGACCACGCCGCTCAACGAGCAGCAGCAGGGCTTCGCCGAGACCATCCACCGCTCGGGCGAAGGCCTGCTGCGCGTGATCAACGACATCCTCGACTTCTCCAAGATCGAGGCGGGACGGCTGGAGATCGACGAGTCGCCCTTCGACCTGCGCCGGCTGGTGGAGGACGTGGGCAGCCTGTTCACCGTGGCCGCCCAGCGCAAGGACCTGGAGCTGGCCTGCCAGATCCTGGAGGACACGCCCACCCTGCTGCTGGGCGACGCCGGCCGCATCCGCCAGATCCTCACCAACCTGGTGGGCAACGCCGTGAAGTTCACGGCCCGGGGCGAGGTCCTGCTGCGCTGCGGGGCCGTCCAGCCGGCGGCGGTGGGCGAGGAACTGACCCTCTGGATCGAGGTGCGCGACACGGGCATGGGCATCGGCCCCGAGGCCCGGGAGCGGATTTTCGAGGCCTTCACCCAGGCGGACGCCAGCACCACGCGGCGCTTCGGCGGGACGGGTCTGGGCCTGAGCATCTCGCGCCAGCTGGCCCGGCTGATGGGCGGCGACCTGAGCGTGGAGAGTCGGCCGGGCAGCGGATCCGTCTTCCGCCTGACCCTGACCGTCACGCGGCTGAAGGAACAGGACGCCCTCTCCGGCGACGTCCGGCGCCTGCTGGCCGGCCTGCGCGTCCTGGTGGTGGACGACAACGCCACCAATCGGGACATCCTGGCCAACCAGCTGCGCAGCTGGCAGGTGGACGGCGGACACGCGGAGAGTGGTCGGGTCGCCTTGGAGCGGCTGCGGGAAGCCGCCGCCGCGGGCCGACCCTTCGACGTGGTGCTGCTGGACTATCACATGCCCGGCCTGGACGGGTTGGAGACCGCCCGGGCCATCCAGGCCGATCCGGCCCTGGCGGGGGCGCGGCTGGCCATCTTGAGCTCCGCCGGGCTGGACGGCGCGGACTGGCGCGCCTGCGGCATCACCTCCTGCCTGAGCAAGCCCGTCCGCCAGGTGGAGCTGCTGGAGTGCCTGCGCGGCCTGGCCGGCGGCGTCTCCCCCGCCGCGCCGCCGGCCGACGCCTCGGACCTGCCGAGTTTCAACGCCCACGTCCTGGTGGCCGAGGACAACCTGGTCAACCAGGAGGTGGTGGCCCGCATGCTGGAGAGCCTGGGCTGCCGGGTCCGGCTGGCCAGCGACGGCGCCGAGGCGCTGGACTGCCTGGCGGGCGGTCGCTTCGATCTGATCCTGATGGACTGCCAGATGCCCGGGATGGACGGCTACGAGGCCACGGCGCGCATCCGGCAGTGGGAGCAGGAGGGCCGGCTGAGCGCGCCGCCCGTGGTGGCCCTGACGGCCAACGCGCTGGGCGGCGACCGCGAGCGCTGCCTGGCCGCCGGGATGGACGACTACCTGTCCAAGCCTTTCTCCCGGAGCGACCTGGCCGGCGTCCTGGCCACCTGGGGCCAGGCCGCGCCCGCCCGGCGCCGCGAACCGGCGGCGGCCCGCCCGGCGCCGGATCCGGACACGCCGGACGCCACCACCCTGGACCCGCGCGTGCTGCAGGCCTTCGAACAGCTCCAGCCGCCGGGCGCCGCCGGCCTGATCGGGCGGATCACGGACCTCTACCTGAAGGAGTCGGCGCGCGGGCTGGCCAGTCTGCTGGCCAGCGCGGAGAACCGGGACGCGGCGGAGGCGGGCCGGCAGGCCCACGCGCTGAAGTCCTCCAGCTCCAACGTGGGCGCCCTGCGGCTGGCGGCCCTCTGCCGCCGTCTGGAAGAAGACCTGCGCGGCGGAGCGGAGGTGGCGCTGGAGTCGCGGATCGGCGAGATCGGGCGCGAGCACGGCCGGGTGGTGGAGGCGCTGCAGGGTCTGTTGGCCGATGCGCCGCCGCGGCCCGAGACGGTCGGATGA